The genomic region AAAGGAAAGGAGCTCACGAGCCGCCTCCATCAGGCGCAGCTCATCACCATACTCTCCCTCGCGAAGCTCACCGAGTACCGGGACATCGAGACGGGCATGCACCTCGAACGGATCATGCGCTACACCGAGATACTCGCGCGGGAAATGGCGAACAACGACGACTACAGAGATTACATCACCGAGGAGTATATCCGCGACCTGGTCAACTCATGCCCGCTGCACGACATAGGAAAGGTCGGGATTCCCGATTCGATCCTCCACAAGCCCGGCAAACTCACGCGGGAAGAATTCGAGGTCATTAAGCGCCATTCCACGATTGGCGGCGACACGATCGCCGAGGCCGAGAAACGCGTTGAGGGCCGGAGCTACCTGAACCTGGGCAAGGAGATCGCCTACTACCACCACGAGCGCTGGGACGGAAGCGGCTATCCCATGGGGCTCGCCGGCACGCAGATTCCCCTTTCCGCGCGCATCGTGGCAGTGGCGGATGTCTACGACGCGCTCATCAGCAAGCGGCCGTACAAGGACCCGTACCCGCACCACCGCGCGATCGAGATCATCACCGGGAGCGCGGGCTCGCATTTCGACGAGTCGGTCGTGCGCTGTTTCATGGACCGGGAAAAGGACTTCCAGGGCATGGGCGAGCGCTACCTCCAGTAGGAACTAAACCGCCTCCTTCACGCATCACCGGGACTCCCCTTCGTGCAGCAATTTGAACAATGCAGCTCACGACAATCATAACAGAGCATGATTTGATGATTGCTGAAGGCAATTTAACCGCGAATGAACGCGAATGGACACGAATTGTATGGTTCGGCAATAAACTGATTGGCGTGTATTGGCGTGTATTCGCGGTTTCTTCTATTTCGAACGCAAAACATCTTGCGCGGGGCTCAACCGGGAGGGGCCTCCCACCGCTTATGGAAGAATTCAATCCGGTCCGATACGAGCACGGTCCCGTAGAAGCCCTGCTGCGCCGCCCCGGGATTGAAGAGCGAGGGACGCCCCTCGCGAAGGAAGGGCCGGTGGGTGTGGCCGAAAAGCACGATATCGGCTCCCCGGACGTGCGCCTCGTCGAGGAGCCCCAGGTAGTCCTCGTGCGCGCGCTGCCGGTCGCCGTGCGTCACCAGGAATTTGAAGCCGGGAAGCTCGAATAGCTCCAGAACCTCACGACCGGTAACGACGGCGCGGTCCATGTTGCCGGTGACCCCCACGACGCGCACCGATCGCGGGATGCGCAGCTGCGCGAGGTCGCGCACGCCGTCACCGCAGTGAACCAGTATCTCGAAGGGCAGCTCGCGCTCCACGATGCGGGCGAGCGCGGCGGAATTGCCGTGGCTGTCGCTCACGACCAGTATTTTCATTTGGGTGCGTTCGTGGCCCGGGCGTCTTCGGGGTTGACGAGCATGCCGCGAAAAAAGAGATCGACGGTGGTGGTGATGGTCTGTTCTATGTTGAATTTGCTTTCCATGACGGCCCAGCGGAACAGCAGCTCCTTCACGGATCCGATGATGCAATAGGAGACGCCGACCGGATCGAGATCGGCCAGCACCTTTCCCTCTTCCTGGGCCCTGCGGATGTAGCTCGCCGACATTTCTATCATGCGGTCGAAGAACCCGTTCACCTTGTTCAGGAAGGTCTGGTCCAGGCCTATGGCCTCACGGAGCACCAGCCTTATAAAGTGCTTGAATTCGATGGAGCTCGTGATGAAGCGGGCCATGTCCAGGTAGAGATTCTTGATCTCCGGTATGGGCCTGGGCTGCGAGATATCGAGCACGATGGAGGCCTCGTAGAGCATGTCCAGGTAGTGGTCGATGAGTTTCGCCAGGATATCGGCCTTGCCTTCGAAGTGGAGATAAAACGTCCCCTTCGCGATGTCGGCGGCGTTGATGATGTCGTCTATCGATGC from Spirochaetota bacterium harbors:
- a CDS encoding TetR/AcrR family transcriptional regulator encodes the protein MNRRRGSPSPILTRRLPPSCMISGTGGADSPVPRTGTGNDSARSILIQIKRRRMKTGFRHKRKDGLRRQAQIMDIALEIFAEKGYHSASIDDIINAADIAKGTFYLHFEGKADILAKLIDHYLDMLYEASIVLDISQPRPIPEIKNLYLDMARFITSSIEFKHFIRLVLREAIGLDQTFLNKVNGFFDRMIEMSASYIRRAQEEGKVLADLDPVGVSYCIIGSVKELLFRWAVMESKFNIEQTITTTVDLFFRGMLVNPEDARATNAPK
- a CDS encoding YfcE family phosphodiesterase, coding for MKILVVSDSHGNSAALARIVERELPFEILVHCGDGVRDLAQLRIPRSVRVVGVTGNMDRAVVTGREVLELFELPGFKFLVTHGDRQRAHEDYLGLLDEAHVRGADIVLFGHTHRPFLREGRPSLFNPGAAQQGFYGTVLVSDRIEFFHKRWEAPPG